Part of the Oncorhynchus masou masou isolate Uvic2021 chromosome 24, UVic_Omas_1.1, whole genome shotgun sequence genome is shown below.
cctacggagctgtgaggggaacggcaccgcagtacctccaggctctgatcaggccctacacccaaacaaggacactgcgttcatccacctctggcctgctcgcctccctaccactgaggaagtacagttccctctcagcccagtcaaaactgttcgctgctctggccccccaatggtggatcaaactccctcacgacgccaggacagcggagtcaatcaccaccttccggagacacctgaaaccccacctctttaaggaatacctaggataggataaagtaatccttctcacccccccccttaaatgatttagatgcactattgtaaagtggctgttccactggatgtcataaggtgaattcaccaatttgtaagtcgctctggataagagcgtctgccagatgacttaaatgtaaatgtctcaaatctctggaagactgaaacatgtttcccacaataatttccctgtatttagcgccatccatcattccttcaattccgaccagtttccctgtccctgccgatgaaaaacatccccacagcatgatgctgccaccaccatgcttcaccgtagggatgctgccaccaccatgcttcaccgtagggatggggtTCTCGGAGTGATGAAAGGTGTTGCGTGTGCACCAGACATAGTGTTtatcttgatggccaaaaagctaaattttagtctcatctgaccagagtactttcttccatatgtttggggagtctcccacatgcctttagGAGAACActtttaagcaatggctttttttctggccactcttctgtaaagcccagctctgtggagtgtacggcttaacatggtcctatggacagatactccaatctccgctgtggagctttgcagctccttcagagttatctttggtctctttgttgcctctctgattaatgccatccttgcctggtctgtgagttttggtgggcggccctctcttgacaggtttgttgtgaagccatattctttccattttttaataatggatttaatggtgctccgtgggatgttcaaagtttcggatatttATTTATAACCCTTCCCTGATCTGTACTGACCTCCACAatgttgtccctgacctgtttggagagctccttggtcttcatggtgccgcttgcttggtggtgccccctgcttagtggtgttgcagactcttggGCATTTCAgagcaggtgtatatatactgagatcatgtgacacttagattgcacacaggtggactttatttaactaattatgtgacttctgaaggtaattggttgcaccaaatgatcagtcatggaaataaaaatgctgaaaacatgttggaaGATGCtcagtcacttcacccctacctatatgtacaaatgacctctaacctgtcctcccctcccccgcacactgactcggtaccggtacaccctgtatatggcctcgttATTGTCTTACTTtctaattattttttttactttagtttatttggtaaatattttcttgaactacactgttgattaagggcttgtaagtgagcatttcactgtaaagtctacacttgttgtatttggcatgtgacaaataaagtttgatttgatttgatggacaAATAGCTGAGTTTTGGCGCAGGACTAGCTCAAACATAATATAGCAATATTGTCAAAAATACAATAATAAATCCCGATACATAACTGTATACATCGCTATCAGACAAAGGACTAGGTTAGGTACGTAGTGTGTTTCCTACAGTGTGTGTTTCCGACAGTACATACCTTCTGGTCGGGCAGTAGTGGGTTTGTCTGCAGTGAACTCAAATGTCCATTGATGAGTGCTGTGGGTCTGTCGTGTTCACAGAACAGACTGCCGTTGATGTAGTGGAACCTGTCCCCTGGGACCAGCCGGTTCCGGCAGGTAGAACACGTGAAACACtacgggggagagagaaaaagagagagagaattttaaacagtgtgagagggtgagagatagaAAGAATGTGAAAACACTGTGCTTattgcgagagagacagagagagacagagagagagagagacagagagagacagagacagagagagacagagagagagagagagacagagagagacagagacagacagagagacagagagacagacagagagagagagacagacagagagagagagagagagaatctatcACAAACTGCACACCTCCACTCAATCCCTACCACCAACCAAGCAATACGGTCAAGCCTGCACATGCACACACTAATGCATAAAAACATTAGCAACTAAGcacatgctaacacacacacatgcacacaccaatGCATAAAAACATTAGCAACTAAGcacatgctaacacacacacacacacacacacacacacacacacacacacacacacacacacacacacacacacacacacacacacacacacacacacacacacacacacacacacacacacacacagcaatttaACCTAATGTACAAGGGAAAGTAATTATAGTAAAGCTCATTCCACTTTATATCTATAAATAACTCATGATGATTAATTCACGAAAGGGTGTCTTAACTAACCAAAACGGTGGTCGTGCAACACAACTAAAGGCCATGTGATAAAAAGcttctaaaatgttttaaaacacatTCCTATAGGCTCTCTTATACCTCCTAACCCAGTAGGCTTACACAAATGGTTCACTTATGAATAAGCCCCTAAAGTTACCTATTACCAAGTGACTAGAAGTAGGTTTACACTTTTAAAACGCTAAAGCTGATAGTGGGTACATTTTACTGCTGTGGGATTTCTATCAGGTTTATCTGAGGTCGGAGGTCAGGGGTCATTAGACATCAAAGACAACGTGTGTGGATTTCTCCAATAAGATATGATCTATTTTTTTCTTGTTTTCCCCCGTTGTATAATGCtttaaaatgttttgcatgtcctAAAGAACATGACCTAGGTTAGGTGTTAAaggaggtcagaggttagaggtcagagagagGGCTCACCTTGAGATGGTACACATTGCCTTGTGCCCTCATGACCAGTTCACTGGCTGGAATGGACTGGCCACAAGCACTGCATGCCCCACTGTTCCCAAATAAcctagaggaggagagaagacacaGAGATACAACCATTAACATCATGTTTACCTGTAAATTCAAGTGTACATTTACCTGTAAATTCACCTGCACATTCACCTGTACATTCAACTGTAAATTCACCTGTAAATGAATCTGTAAATTCACCTGTAAATTCATGTGTACATTTACAGTTCACCTGTATATTCAACTGTAAATTCACCTGTACATTCACCTATAAATTCACCTGTAAATTCACCTGTACAATCAACTGTAAATTCACCTGTACATTCACCTGTACATTCACCTGTACATTCAACTGTAAATTCATCTGAAATTTAATCTGTAAATTCACTTGTACATTCACCTGTAAATTCACCTGTAATTTAATCTGTAAATTCACCTGTACATTCACCTGTAAATTCATCTGTAATTTAATCTGTAATTTCACCTGTACATTCACCTGTAAATTCACCTGTAAATTCACCTGTAATTTCATCTGTAAATTCACCTGTACATTCACCTGTAAATTCATCTGTAATTTAATCTGTAATTTCACCTGTACATTCACCTGTAAATTCACCTGTAAATTCACCTGTAATTTCATCTGTAAATTCACCTGTACATTCAAATCCATTTGTCTCCATAGATGGAAGGCCCTACTGAACTGGGGAAAGTTGAAAGGAAGCAGTGTAAAACTCCCATATAAAAtgcaataataataaaaaataatgttttggCTGTAATCTGATGTAGATATTAACAGAGTACCATGTTGCAAAAAATCTATTCAGATTTCTGATATGTTTTCCTGTGTGATATTTATTCCCACTATGCCAGGATTTAAATGACTTCAAGCCTCATGGAAAAGGCAAtgaaggacacacacacccaacaaaaTTGATATTTATGTAATAAAAAAAACCATAGGAATACTGGGAAACCAAATAAAACCTCCTGCTACTCTGCCCGCCTGTTCTCCAAAAGCTTCTAGCGACTCTAACTATGTATTACCTTTCGCGGGGCATTTTTCTTGCTTCCTGATAATAACTAGGAACATAAGCAATCAGGGCCTAAGAGGATTTGATTGTACATCTAGGCGGAGACATAGTGCTTTTGCCATTAGGACTTGGGTAGAATGCTCTGTCAGTAGCCGAGTTTCCATTAGAAACCTGCAGCTACTGGGGTTGATATATAATGTGCATGGGTTAACCTTTTCAATCATAGTGTCAACACTTTGGATTTGCTTCTGCTCATCTCTTTCGTCCCTAACCTCGccactctttctctcgctcgctctctctctctctctctctccctgtctgtcactctctttccctctccctctctcgctcctctctctctctctccctctgtctctctctctctccctctctctctctcgctcctctctccctttctccctctctctctgtctgtctgtctctccctctccctctcttgctccttcactctctctctctctctcttgctccttctctctctctcttctcatctctctctccctctcttgatAATGAAATGCTTGCTCCAACTTCCCTTCTATCTGCCTTCTGAGTCCACAATTTAGATTACTTCATCTCGCCGAGCAACAAACTGAATGAAATTTCGATTTGAGCAGAAAGTAATTTACTGGGATCTGGCCCCATTTGTCATCATATCTCACCGGGTGTTTGCTCTATCACTGCACTTATGCAATCAAATAAGACCACAGCATCTGACAtgctcaggagagagaggaggggggggaggggaggggagagaggggggagggggggagggtggatagagagagagggatagagagagtggttAACATTCGTGTATGTGGATCCGAAGATTAATGTTCAGCCTAAATCGCAGATGAGGAATATATTTGTGATCGTTTATTCTTGAACTCCTAAAATGATTCTAAAATTAAACGAGATGAATGGTGTTATGCATTAGGCATATTCTGAGCAATATTCTTGTAGGAGTCTGTACCTATTTTGCCCACAAACAAATGAATTAAATAGAGGACAAATGACACCAAGTACTGTAGGAGAGATAGCCTGGTCACAAACCTGGTTCAGTTGTtccctctctgactgactggtgttGTTAAATGTATTGACATAGAGTGACAGAGACTTCATTGGAAAGGGAACCACTAAAATGGTTTTCAATAGGAAGCTGAAGAAACACATTTTGTCTTGGCATCGATTGAAAGGGCTCAATCAAAACTCCATTTCAAAAAAGGAATTAGCTGGACGACTGTTGTGACAACACTGCCGCCATTTCAGGGCCTTAGCTGGGGTacacataatgtgtgtgtgtgtgtgtgtgtgtgtgtgtgtgtgtgtgtgtgtgtgtgtgtgtgtgtgtgtgtgtgtgtgtgtgtgtgtgtgtgtgtgtgtgcgtgtgtgtgtgtgtgcgtgtgtgtgtgaagaggagagggatgtcTTTGCTTTAACACCACAGAAAAGCATCACAATATTATCTCTTATATTATCTACGCTGTAGACGTGAGTCATTAGGTTTGTGTATAGACAAAACacaatcaattaaatttaaaaaatgtgggaTACTGTAAATCTTACAGGGAGACATTTCACCAACAGGAAGTGCTGTTGTCAAAACCATACACAACACATAAAACACTCCCAAGTTATAGAAAATGGTCCTATTTGATTGGATGTAAGAAAAGGGCAGAGGTGGTCCACAAACACTCGGTGAGATAGAAACAGGAATGCATCGGTCATGAAAATTACACTTGGTTCTGTTTGTTTCTACAGCTGTGTGcaaatactgtgtgttaacagcTTGTTTGACACTACCCCCTCTCATTCACTCTGACCCTGAACGCATAGAAAAACATTGTGTACTGCAGCACAGCTCTTCTCATCTATATATATCCCAGTATAACAACATTTAGCCAGTGGTCATGTCTtaaacaaaggaaataaataCTTTTCTGCCCTCCATCCAGTCTTCCTTTTCATTTCGTCTCCCCGTCGCTGGGCCTCTATATGGGTTCATCATCAGGCAGGGATCGCTGTTGATAGTATTTCATTTAAAGGGCTGCTCAATGAAGTTGATATCAGTCTGGACTTGGACTCTAATGGTCTCTGTTTTCCATCGAGCTGCTGTATTGGGGTGGAGGTtatagaggagatgaggggatgaCGGGAGAGGAAAGGTTGAgatgaggggatgatgggagaggacaggaggagatgaggggatgaCGGGAGAGGACAGGTTGAGAGAAGGGGATgatgggagaggacagggggagagaaggggatgacgggagaggacagggggagagaaggggatgacgggagaggacaggaggagagaaggggatgacgggagaggacaggtggagagaaggggatgacgggagaggacagggggagagaaggggatgacGGGAGAGGACAGCGGGAGAGAAGGGGatgacgggagaggagagggaagagaaggggatgACGGGAGAGACGAGGGGATGacgggagaggacaggggggagatgaggggatgacgggagaggacagaggtagagaaggggatgacgggagaggacagggggagagaaggggatgatgggagaggacagggggagagaaggggatgacaggagaggacaaggggagagaaggggatgatGGGAGAGGACAGATTGAGGGGATGacgggagaggacagggggagagaaggggatgaggaaGCCCCAGGTCAGTATAATTAAGGGGGAATCTTTAGCAACATGACTGGTTTTCAGTTAATTTCCCTCCAAATCAGAGGTTCTCAATGGGTTCCTTTGTTGTTTTTCAAACCCTTTGCCTGAACAATCAATCACATGACATGGGAGGATGGTTTTGTCAACCAACATGGGGGGGGGGCTACGTGGTGATTTTGTTTGTGTACCCCTCCCTGTTCCCTTCCCACGCAAGTGATCTGAATAAGAGACACTACGAAGATACCCTATGTCTTTCattaaaatataatttggtgctgtctactgtctgtctacgaGAGACACCCGGATTTCAGCTCTGACTGAGTGTGCCAGGTGATTTGAAATATAGCATCGCAGCTTGTTGTGTTGTTAGGATGTCTGGCAAATACAGAGCCTCGTTCCGCCGCTCGCTGAGGATTTTGAAGTGGTGGTGAAATAGCCACACAACAATGATTTCCGCGTCACAGTCCATTAAAAAAAATGCCTCTCTCTACATCGTCAGCCAAAGCACCTTAAAAGCACTAAGGCCATATTGATACTTAAAACAGGGCTTTACATAATGACAAGAGCTGTATTAGAGTGAGAGAGgttgtggaggagggaggtgttgagaggagaggggaggagggaggaggtaggggagaggagagaagggaggtggtgacgggggtggggggggggggggaatcagcCAATTACACTTGGTTAATTTAGAGTAACAGATCTGGCCCCTGGTGAATTGAAGGCCTTGAATTAATTCTGTTATGACAAATCAAGATAAACGTTTTGCCTAAATTGCATGCGATTTAATTAATTTCTGAAATCCCAGTTCTTTCCCTTTCCCTAATACTTCACATGTTCCTGTTGCTGTCATAGTGCTGCAGACTTCAAAGTGATATTAAAGAACCAACTATTACATTTACCTAGCAGCACATTCTACTAGAAAAGTGCCATTTAATTACCTTGTCTCTATTCAATTAAAGGGACAGTGTTCATTTTACGTCCAAATCCAGCCGACACACGATTGCTACGCTAGATAAATgaattatttctctctctcttcactcaaaTGATAGCACCTCTGATTTAAACACAACAGTTAAGTAAAGCCAGTGAAAGCTGTATTGGGAGGGTTCTtttacacagacagagacacacgggTACCTTAAAggtaccttattccctatatatacacagcactacttttgaccagagccctatgggaaagAAGAGGTctatgggtaatgtagtgtactacatagagaatagggcatGGGTGTTCAACTCTTACCTTACGAGTTCCGGAACCTGATGgtgttctgttctacctgataattaattgcacacacctggcaTCCCagatctaaatcagtccctgattaaagggggaacaatgtaaaaaaaacaaaaaaacaaagtgCAGTGGAACTGTCTTGGAGGTCCACAGTTGAGTTtgaggggaatagggtgtcatgggCCCTGgccataagtagtgcactatacaggggatAGGTTGCAATTTGCAATGTACCcagacagccctacagagtgacagcGTTTGGCCCTATACAcagtgtttgtggtgtgtcttcCTGTGTGATGGATGGTGGATGGGTATCATCTCAGGTCAGTCACGTCTCCCATTAGAAGTAATGTGATGCATTTTCACTCATGCGTCACGATCAATGTGGAGCGGTTTTCACATCAGCTTTATTAATAAAAGTAAGAGATATAACTCCATTATTTATACTGCAGGAGCAATTTAATAATCCATTACAAGATGAGACCCAGAAAAAAACGGAGACCCAGAAAAAAACTGGCCTTCACAATaatccccccttttctctctctctttcgttctacccctttctctctctctccatctctctctcactctctcaaaaAGCCAATTTGGTTaattaaatgttttgtttgttagATGTGTGGACACGTCATTggaagtagagaggagggaggaaggagaggagggagagggagaggagggagtagagaggagggagtagagagaagggagaggagggagtagaggagggaatagagaggagggagtagagaggagggagaggagggagtagagagaagggagaggagggagtagagaggagggagtagtaaggagagagaggagggagaggggaggagggagaagagggagtagagaggatggagaggagggagaggggaggagggagaggagggagtagagaggatggagaggagggagaggggaggagggagtagagaggatggagaggagggagaggggaggagggagaagagggagtagagaggaggaagaggggaggagaggagcggaagaggggaggagaggagaggagggggaggggaggagggactagagaggagaggagaggagaggagaggagaggagaggagaggagaggagaggagaggagaggagaggagaggagaggagactgagagcaGATCTCATTAGATAAAACCCATCAGGACTAAAGCTAAATGAAGGGGGACTCTAATTAAAGACTTTAATTGTGTGGACTTACTGTCAGATGTTTTTTTCTAACCTGCTTTCCTTTCCTTATCTCACAGGCTAGTCTAGTGCAGAGACAGGCAGGGATCTGTcccaatggcactctattccctttatagtgctctggtcaaaagtagtgcactataaagggaagagAGTGCTGTTTGGGAAGTAGCCTGTGTTTcagctcctctcccctctaccaccTAGCTCTCATTACATTACAAGTGGCAAAGTGTGTCCTCAtttccatccatcccttcctctctattTAAATTATGTTGTAGTGCCATTATGAATGGAGTGACCCATTGACTTGATCCTTGTTGATGAGGAgctgggtggggagaggagagacacaggtcCTCATCATCCCCAGAGGTCTGTTTACGGTGTATAGAAAGGTGTATTAaagtatagtgtattatagtagggtgtattatagtatggtgtattatagaacggtgtattatagtatggtgtattatagtagggtgtattatagtatggtgtattatagtatggtgtattatagtatggtgtattaaagtatagtgtattatagtatggtgtattatagaacggtgtattatagtatggtgtattatagaagggtgtattatagtatggtgtattatcgtatggtgtattatagtatggtgtattatagtatggtgtattaaagtatagtgtattatagtagggtgtattatagtatggtgtattaaagtatagtgtattatagtatggtgtattatagaacggtgtattatagtatggtgtattatagtagggtgtattatagtatggtgtattatagaacggtgtattatagtatggtgtattatagtagggtgtattatagtatagtgtattatagtatggtgtattatagaacggtgtattatggtatggtgtattatagtatggtgtattaaagtatagtgtattatagtatggtgtattatagaacGGTGTATTaaagtatggtgtattatagtagggtgtattatagtattgtgtattaaagtatagtgtattatagtatggtgtattatagaacggtgtattatagtatggtgtattatagtagggtgtattatagtatggtgtattaaagtatagtgtattatagtagggtgtattatagtatggtgtattaaagtatagtgtattatagaacggtgtattatagtatggcgtattatagtatggtgtattatagtatggtgtattatagtatggtgtattatagtatggtgtattatagaacggtgtattatagtatggtgtattatagtatggtgtattatagtatggtgtattaaagtatagtgtattatagtatggtgtattatagaacGGTGTAttacagtatggtgtattatagtagggtgtattatagtatggtgtattaaagtatagtgtattatag
Proteins encoded:
- the lmo4b gene encoding LIM domain transcription factor LMO4b — protein: MVNPGGSSQPPPVGAGSLSWKRCAGCGGKIADRFLLYTMDSYWHSRCLKCSCCQAQLGEIGTSCYTKSGMILCRNDYIRLFGNSGACSACGQSIPASELVMRAQGNVYHLKCFTCSTCRNRLVPGDRFHYINGSLFCEHDRPTALINGHLSSLQTNPLLPDQKVC